One segment of Anguilla anguilla isolate fAngAng1 chromosome 1, fAngAng1.pri, whole genome shotgun sequence DNA contains the following:
- the LOC118215469 gene encoding membrane-spanning 4-domains subfamily A member 4A-like, giving the protein MSSSVSAPSGVVVVTQVCHEQSDTALGKFLKGEPLGIVQIMIGVINILFGIPITIYADSTGVHGGIVFWGGLIYISSGALTVAANKKFNKCLLRTSLRMNFCSMVVAGGTIGIFSINLSVRNLDFFCQSYDCEQMGYTYQGLFHGIVGVLLVFSILQFIISFCVLAFTCRAICGYSTEQVVIIESPEAPINTVSK; this is encoded by the exons ATGTCCAGCTCTGTCTCAGCACCCAGTGGGGTTGTGGTCGTCACCCAGGTTTGCCACGAACAAAGTGATACTGCTCTGGGAAAGTTTCTGAAAGGAGAGCCTCTGGGG ATAGTGCAAATAATGATTGGAGTGATCAACATATTATTTGGCATCCCCATCACTATATATGCTGACAGCACTGGTGTTCACGGAGGGATTGTTTTCTGGGGAGGGCTTATT TACATTTCCTCAGGAGCTCTCACTGTGGCTGCTAACAAGAAATTCAACAAATGCCTG TTGAGAACATCGCTTAGGATGAACTTCTGCAGCATGGTCGTTGCTGGCGGTACCATCGGCATTTTCTCTATAAACCTTTCGGTTCGCAATCTGGATTTCTTCTGCCAGAGCTATGACTGCGAGCAGATGGGGTATACGTATCAG GGATTATTTCATGGGATTGTAggagtgctgctggttttctccaTCCTGCAGTTCATCATCTCCTTCTGTGTGTTAGCATTCACCTGCAGAGCCATATGTGGCTACTCAACAGAG CAAGTGGTGATAATAGAATCCCCAGAAGCTCCAATCAACACTGTCTCGAAATGA
- the LOC118215263 gene encoding uncharacterized protein LOC118215263 isoform X2, which yields MITKIGRLKIGKRCPSIPPDCREDKHRDSPDFASQQRARGRTAQTNNWDTLDNTKHLSQRGVMAITEIQETIVPNYNHLMAHLPPAYFCPPPRPRIKDFLCNILFGDPKVLGMIHIMTSLATAALGIIATLKFKSMWDCTANMSPSTYTVTSGIAIWGPVIHVGTGIISIMTYRGINGDLVTGAVYMNIFSCLIAATAVVLLTVELMWTIEVPCNENQLDEVHGIQGALFFFYIVEFSVSVLCAMVIKQRAQSTSDPPLDPPLYVNEPVAGPYLPISLPTQGIYTTIMPAAPPPEYTP from the exons ATGATCACCAAAATTGGACGATTGAAGATTGGAAAACGTTGCCCG TCAATTCCACCTGACTGCAGGGAAGACAAGCACAGAGATAGCCCCGATTTTGCGTCACAACAACGTGCGAG GGGAAGGACTGCACAAACAAATAACTGGGACACATTAGACAAT ACAAAACATCTCAGCCAGAGAGGAGTGATGGCCATCACAGAGATTCAGGAGACCATAGTGCCAAACTACAACCACCTCATGGCACACCTGCCCCCCGCATACTTCTGCCCCCCGCCTCGTCCCAGAATCAAGGATTTTTTGTGCAACATCCTGTTTGGGGACCCAAAAGTCCTAGGG ATGATACACATCATGACCAGCTTGGCTACAGCTGCCCTCGGTATCATTGCAACCTTGAAATTTAAGAGTATGTGGGACTGCACGGCAAATATGAGCCCCAGCACCTATACAGTTACCTCTGGAATAGCAATTTGGGGTCCAGTAATT CATGTGGGCACAGGTATCATCTCTATCATGACATACAGAGGCATTAACGGTGATttg GTGACCGGTGCTGTTTATATGAATATCTTCAGCTGTCTCATAGCAGCCACTGCTGTTGTCCTTCTCACTGTGGAGTTAATGTGGACTATTGAAGTCCCATGTAATGAAAATCAGCTG gatGAGGTGCACGGGATACAAGGAGCactattttttttctacatcGTGGAGTTCAGTGTCTCTGTACTG TGTGCCATGGTCATCAAGCAAAGAGCCCAGAGCACTTCAGACCCTCCACTCGACCCACCTCTGTATGTTAATGAGCCAGTAGCCGGTCCTTATTTGCCCATCTCTCTGCCCACGCAAGGGATCTACACGACGATCATGCctgcagctccgcctccagAGTACACCCCCTGA
- the LOC118215263 gene encoding uncharacterized protein LOC118215263 isoform X1 yields the protein MLNYHLQPFSFTSLYSLPPQSIPPDCREDKHRDSPDFASQQRARGRTAQTNNWDTLDNTKHLSQRGVMAITEIQETIVPNYNHLMAHLPPAYFCPPPRPRIKDFLCNILFGDPKVLGMIHIMTSLATAALGIIATLKFKSMWDCTANMSPSTYTVTSGIAIWGPVIHVGTGIISIMTYRGINGDLVTGAVYMNIFSCLIAATAVVLLTVELMWTIEVPCNENQLDEVHGIQGALFFFYIVEFSVSVLCAMVIKQRAQSTSDPPLDPPLYVNEPVAGPYLPISLPTQGIYTTIMPAAPPPEYTP from the exons ATGCTAAATTACCATTTGCAACCTTTTTCGTTCACAAGTCTTTACAGCCTCCCACCTCAG TCAATTCCACCTGACTGCAGGGAAGACAAGCACAGAGATAGCCCCGATTTTGCGTCACAACAACGTGCGAG GGGAAGGACTGCACAAACAAATAACTGGGACACATTAGACAAT ACAAAACATCTCAGCCAGAGAGGAGTGATGGCCATCACAGAGATTCAGGAGACCATAGTGCCAAACTACAACCACCTCATGGCACACCTGCCCCCCGCATACTTCTGCCCCCCGCCTCGTCCCAGAATCAAGGATTTTTTGTGCAACATCCTGTTTGGGGACCCAAAAGTCCTAGGG ATGATACACATCATGACCAGCTTGGCTACAGCTGCCCTCGGTATCATTGCAACCTTGAAATTTAAGAGTATGTGGGACTGCACGGCAAATATGAGCCCCAGCACCTATACAGTTACCTCTGGAATAGCAATTTGGGGTCCAGTAATT CATGTGGGCACAGGTATCATCTCTATCATGACATACAGAGGCATTAACGGTGATttg GTGACCGGTGCTGTTTATATGAATATCTTCAGCTGTCTCATAGCAGCCACTGCTGTTGTCCTTCTCACTGTGGAGTTAATGTGGACTATTGAAGTCCCATGTAATGAAAATCAGCTG gatGAGGTGCACGGGATACAAGGAGCactattttttttctacatcGTGGAGTTCAGTGTCTCTGTACTG TGTGCCATGGTCATCAAGCAAAGAGCCCAGAGCACTTCAGACCCTCCACTCGACCCACCTCTGTATGTTAATGAGCCAGTAGCCGGTCCTTATTTGCCCATCTCTCTGCCCACGCAAGGGATCTACACGACGATCATGCctgcagctccgcctccagAGTACACCCCCTGA
- the LOC118215263 gene encoding uncharacterized protein LOC118215263 isoform X3 — MTLHQEIRVLLTPKICRFLTKHLSQRGVMAITEIQETIVPNYNHLMAHLPPAYFCPPPRPRIKDFLCNILFGDPKVLGMIHIMTSLATAALGIIATLKFKSMWDCTANMSPSTYTVTSGIAIWGPVIHVGTGIISIMTYRGINGDLVTGAVYMNIFSCLIAATAVVLLTVELMWTIEVPCNENQLDEVHGIQGALFFFYIVEFSVSVLCAMVIKQRAQSTSDPPLDPPLYVNEPVAGPYLPISLPTQGIYTTIMPAAPPPEYTP; from the exons ATGACACTACATCAGGAAATCAGGGTTCTCCTCACTCCTAAAATCTGTCGGTTTTTA ACAAAACATCTCAGCCAGAGAGGAGTGATGGCCATCACAGAGATTCAGGAGACCATAGTGCCAAACTACAACCACCTCATGGCACACCTGCCCCCCGCATACTTCTGCCCCCCGCCTCGTCCCAGAATCAAGGATTTTTTGTGCAACATCCTGTTTGGGGACCCAAAAGTCCTAGGG ATGATACACATCATGACCAGCTTGGCTACAGCTGCCCTCGGTATCATTGCAACCTTGAAATTTAAGAGTATGTGGGACTGCACGGCAAATATGAGCCCCAGCACCTATACAGTTACCTCTGGAATAGCAATTTGGGGTCCAGTAATT CATGTGGGCACAGGTATCATCTCTATCATGACATACAGAGGCATTAACGGTGATttg GTGACCGGTGCTGTTTATATGAATATCTTCAGCTGTCTCATAGCAGCCACTGCTGTTGTCCTTCTCACTGTGGAGTTAATGTGGACTATTGAAGTCCCATGTAATGAAAATCAGCTG gatGAGGTGCACGGGATACAAGGAGCactattttttttctacatcGTGGAGTTCAGTGTCTCTGTACTG TGTGCCATGGTCATCAAGCAAAGAGCCCAGAGCACTTCAGACCCTCCACTCGACCCACCTCTGTATGTTAATGAGCCAGTAGCCGGTCCTTATTTGCCCATCTCTCTGCCCACGCAAGGGATCTACACGACGATCATGCctgcagctccgcctccagAGTACACCCCCTGA
- the LOC118215255 gene encoding ankyrin repeat domain-containing protein 34A, with protein MGDSGTLHTEGNALLKAVFQGKLRLARLLLEGGAYINEGNERGETPISAACLASYEDPQSRQKMVRYLLEKGADPNIPDKSGRTALMHACAEQAGKEVVSLLLENGADPSLKDYSGSSALVHAINKGDRDTLQVLLDACKAKGKEVIIITTDTSPSGTKKTKQYLNSPPSPGVVDKVSPVACMSPSEVEIRTSSSPAGEKEEEEGIFRFALTSALPLPSARPPGEKRAPPRKLLKRLNSEPWGLVAPSVLSGAPQDRGDGDLQEEDKVVLDMNGLSISGPGRPLLSRRHSIETHDPCSPKLIDRSCSEDCAALCGSSWADKVQQHQILYRRNTAPETQENAAPAAVTVRPLAHPKLTRMDHYESETHLCPESIPGSPDSGRISVERRKYNASPLSLLTSSSRESLESIPNSVSPITMRRRPPGLLERRGSGTLLLDHISQTRPGFLPPLNVNPQRPIPDIRANGKPTSPVHSGHKILVPVAPTSPKRGHDFKLKKKLMRRHSMQTEQMKQLSTFQEILAEKVIEFTGD; from the coding sequence ATGGGGGACAGTGGGACCCTGCATACAGAGGGCAACGCCCTCCTCAAAGCGGTCTTCCAGGGCAAGCTTCGGCTGGCCCGCCTACTGCTGGAAGGAGGTGCCTACATTAACGAGGGCAATGAACGAGGGGAGACGCCCATTTCCGCTGCCTGTCTGGCCAGTTACGAGGACCCCCAGAGTCGGCAAAAGATGGTTCGTTATCTTCTGGAGAAAGGGGCAGACCCCAACATCCCGGACAAGTCCGGCCGGACAGCCTTGATGCATGCCTGTGCCGAGCAAGCTGGCAAAGAAGTGGTGTCCCTGCTCCTGGAGAATGGAGCAGACCCCAGCCTCAAGGACTACTCTGGGTCTTCCGCACTGGTTCATGCCATCAACAAGGGCGACCGGGACACACTGCAGGTCCTGCTAGATGCCTGCAAGGCCAAAGGCAAGGAGGTCATCATAATCACCACTGACACGTCTCCTTCGGGTACCAAAAAGACTAAACAGTACCTCAACTCTCCCCCGTCCCCAGGGGTGGTTGACAAAGTTTCCCCTGTCGCATGCATGTCACCCTCGGAGGTGGAGatccgcacctcctcctccccagcaggcgaaaaggaggaagaggaaggaattTTTCGCTTTGCGCTCACCTCTGCCTTACCTCTGCCCTCTGCCCGTCCTCCTGGGGAGAAACGAGCTCCCCCTCGCAAGCTCCTCAAACGGCTCAACTCGGAGCCCTGGGGACTGGTGGCCCCCTCTGTGCTGAGCGGCGctccacaggacaggggggATGGcgacctgcaggaggaggacaAGGTGGTTTTGGACATGAATGGCCTGTCCATCTCGGGCCCCGGCAGGCCCCTCCTGTCCCGCAGGCACAGCATCGAGACACACGACCCCTGCTCACCCAAACTCATCGACCGCTCCTGCTCTGAGGACTGTGCGGCCCTCTGTGGTTCCTCATGGGCTGACAAAGTGCAACAGCACCAGATACTGTACCGCAGGAACACTGCACCTGAAACTCAGGAGAATGCAGCCCCGGCCGCTGTGACCGTCCGTCCCTTAGCCCACCCCAAACTGACTCGAATGGACCACTATGAGTCTGAGACGCACCTGTGTCCTGAGTCCATACCGGGGTCTCCAGACTCAGGCCGGATTTCAGTGGAGCGTCGCAAGTACAacgcctcccctctctccctgctgacCAGTTCCTCACGGGAGTCCTTGGAAAGTATCCCAAACTCTGTGTCGCCCATTACCATGCGGCGTCGGCCTCCAGGGCTGCTGGAAAGAAGGGGGTCTGGCACCCTCCTCCTGGATCACATTTCCCAGACGAGGCCCGGTTTCCTGCCCCCGCTCAACGTGAACCCCCAGCGACCCATCCCCGACATCCGGGCCAATGGCAAACCCACATCCCCGGTGCACTCCGGCCACAAGATCCTGGTGCCTGTGGCCCCCACATCCCCCAAGCGGGGCCATGATTTCAAGCTGAAGAAGAAGCTGATGAGGAGGCACTCCATGCAAACGGAGCAAATGAAGCAGCTTTCCACGTTCCAGGAGATCCTGGCAGAGAAGGTGATTGAGTTTACTGGGGACTAA
- the polr3glb gene encoding RNA polymerase III subunit GL b, which produces MAGRGRGRGRGQLSFNMEAVGIGKGENLPPSTLQPTPIFPPMDHKPIPLQTSEEAEYMLALKQELRGAMKSLPFYIRPAAPKKDVERYSDKYQSSEPTDNTIEWDPDWKRLPRELRIRVRKPLKEKAPTVPRPSKQTHVDKEEIIRKLETLEKKEEVSSDEEGEKRKKQDEEEQEGEEEYDEEEFEEETDYIMSYFDNGEEFGGDSDDNMDEAIY; this is translated from the exons ATGGCGGGAAGGGGTCGCGGCCGAGGCCGGGGTCAGCTAAGCTTCAACATGGAGGCTGTAGGAATTGGAAAAGGGGAGAACCTTCCCCCCTCGACTCTTCAACCCACCCCAATTTTTCCC CCCATGGACCACAAGCCCATTCCCCTTCAGACGAGCGAGGAGGCCGAGTACATGCTGGCGCTGAAGCAGGAGCTGAGGGGTGCCATGAAGAGCCTGCCCTTCTACATCAGGCCGGCCGCGCCCAAAAAAG ATGTTGAGCGCTACTCCGACAAGTACCAGAGTTCAGAGCCAACCGACAACACCATTGAATGGGATCCTG ACTGGAAAAGACTACCCAGAGAGCTGCGGATCAGAGTTAGGAAGCCGCTGAAAGAGA AGGCTCCAACAGTTCCCAGGCCCAGCAAGCAGACTCATGTGGACAAAGAGGAGATTATCCGCAAACTGGAG ACActtgaaaagaaagaagaagtgAGCTCTGATGAAGAaggggagaagaggaagaagcaggatgaggaagagcaggagggcGAAGAAGAGTATGATGAAGAAGAGTTTGAAGAG GAGACAGACTACATCATGTCATACTTTGACAATGGGGAGGAATTTGGTGGAGACAGCGATGACAACATGGACGAAGCCATTTATTGA